From a single Leptospirillum ferriphilum genomic region:
- the panD gene encoding aspartate 1-decarboxylase, whose product MLRSMLRSKIHRATVTESDLEYEGSLTLDEKLMEASGLLPFEQVVVSNLNNGERFTTYVIPGKAGSGTVCLNGPTARKGAVGDRVIIFCYAHYNEEELKGYRPVIVKVDGKNAIRSTGDRL is encoded by the coding sequence ATGCTTCGCTCCATGCTTCGCTCAAAAATTCATCGTGCCACCGTGACCGAATCCGACCTCGAATACGAAGGGAGCCTGACGCTTGACGAAAAGCTGATGGAAGCCTCCGGACTCCTTCCGTTTGAGCAGGTTGTTGTCAGCAACCTCAATAACGGGGAGAGGTTTACCACCTATGTGATTCCCGGAAAGGCCGGTAGCGGCACGGTCTGCCTGAACGGTCCAACAGCCCGGAAAGGGGCGGTGGGAGACAGGGTCATCATTTTCTGCTATGCCCATTACAATGAGGAAGAGCTGAAAGGATACCGGCCGGTGATCGTCAAGGTGGACGGAAAAAACGCGATCCGTTCGACAGGAGACCGCTTGTGA
- the gatC gene encoding Asp-tRNA(Asn)/Glu-tRNA(Gln) amidotransferase subunit GatC produces the protein MKSVQREFLHRMKLSYNRWLSEIRFSGSRTDSPGREGFVRPLPCERMNIVHLTREQVLHVARLASLSLTPEEESHFAGELSHILDYVEKLNRLKLPPPGLQVGEGDLVPTSLPDDLSRPSIPVAEALFNAPDQSGQFFRVPRILEEGR, from the coding sequence ATGAAAAGCGTGCAACGAGAGTTTCTGCACCGGATGAAATTGAGCTATAATAGATGGCTGTCGGAAATCCGTTTTTCCGGATCGAGGACAGATTCCCCCGGAAGGGAAGGCTTCGTCCGTCCTCTTCCATGCGAAAGGATGAATATCGTGCATCTGACCCGTGAACAGGTTCTCCATGTGGCCCGTCTGGCAAGTCTTTCCCTGACTCCGGAAGAGGAGTCGCATTTTGCCGGAGAACTGTCCCATATTCTCGACTATGTCGAAAAACTCAACCGGTTGAAGCTCCCTCCTCCCGGCTTGCAAGTCGGTGAGGGTGATCTGGTTCCGACATCTCTTCCTGACGACCTGTCCCGACCATCGATTCCGGTCGCCGAAGCCCTGTTCAATGCTCCTGACCAATCCGGCCAGTTCTTTCGTGTACCACGTATCCTTGAGGAGGGACGCTGA
- a CDS encoding ATP-dependent helicase → MTREELNPAQQEAVSHEGGPLLVLAPAGSGKTRVVIARLLYLLDRYGWSEERLLVVTFTRKAARELLHRISRLRPSSRPSWVGTFHSVAARMLRQHAERVDLPREFTIVDGPDQLQMIRDLLGRQGLSDKEVDPKKLAGRIGKWKSAGVDPAEAIRTSFGPFRIQAELYAAYQDNLALQKALDFDDLLLTLVRCLEQDPEVRESYQRQFEHILVDEYQDTNPLQERLLRLLSRDRQNVTVVGDDDQSIYRFRGAEVGHILSFPKEYPGARQVVLTVNYRSTRPIVTAASSMISSALARYRKDMVSTGRPGEPVFLKKLDSEWAEARFVARTIREKVERGAMFRDQVVLFRMNVQAQPFVRAFSEAGIPFQTRGAVQGFFNRREIRDLLAYLRVSANPFDRISLGRILNIPPRGMGAKARERLDQQAGNPGLSSWELLERLSLDLSGKARESARAFANDLQEASRMARGGDGPLSLLQFWLSRTGYEKWVSEEEAGEDAPGREENLKELLRMSERFGNGIGELTDRTPTGVFLEELALSQEDPGEPGESPDRVSLLTIHQAKGLEFPHVYLVGAEEDILPMKSREKVDVEEERRLFYVAMTRARDSLVITWCLTRQLFGRTESPRPSRFLRDIPPEAFQGDRPVFRPETSRPRQTSESFQRKVFSPPPLAPSRPARDFRPVPEKGSPAPTGVLRPEWIGKTVVHPRFGRGRVEEAHGEGGDLELSIRFESSGVRRLLERFANLQVDG, encoded by the coding sequence ATGACCCGGGAGGAACTGAATCCGGCCCAACAGGAAGCCGTTTCCCATGAGGGTGGCCCTCTTCTTGTGCTCGCTCCCGCCGGATCGGGAAAGACCCGGGTTGTCATCGCCAGGCTCCTCTATCTTCTCGACCGCTACGGCTGGTCCGAGGAACGTCTTCTGGTCGTCACCTTTACCCGCAAGGCGGCCCGCGAGCTTCTGCACAGAATTTCCCGGCTGCGCCCGTCCTCCCGTCCTTCCTGGGTAGGAACCTTCCACTCCGTTGCAGCACGGATGCTCCGTCAACATGCCGAACGAGTGGACCTTCCCCGGGAGTTCACCATTGTTGACGGTCCTGATCAGCTCCAGATGATCCGGGACCTTCTCGGTCGCCAGGGGTTGTCGGACAAAGAGGTGGATCCGAAAAAGCTGGCCGGCCGGATTGGAAAATGGAAGTCTGCGGGCGTCGATCCCGCCGAGGCAATCCGGACATCCTTTGGCCCGTTTCGTATTCAGGCGGAGCTTTACGCTGCCTACCAGGACAATCTTGCTCTCCAGAAAGCCCTGGATTTTGACGATCTCTTGCTGACCCTTGTCCGGTGTCTCGAACAGGATCCGGAGGTGCGCGAGTCTTATCAGCGACAGTTCGAGCACATTCTGGTGGACGAATATCAGGATACGAATCCCTTGCAGGAACGTCTGCTTCGTCTTCTTTCGCGGGACCGGCAGAACGTGACGGTTGTCGGGGACGACGACCAGAGTATTTATCGCTTCCGGGGTGCCGAAGTGGGACATATCCTGTCGTTTCCGAAAGAATATCCCGGAGCCCGGCAGGTTGTCCTCACGGTCAACTACAGGTCGACAAGGCCTATTGTGACGGCGGCTTCCTCCATGATTTCCTCGGCCCTCGCGCGCTACAGGAAAGACATGGTGTCGACCGGACGTCCCGGGGAACCGGTCTTTTTGAAGAAGCTTGACAGCGAATGGGCGGAAGCCCGATTTGTGGCCCGTACCATCCGGGAGAAAGTGGAGCGGGGAGCCATGTTTCGGGATCAGGTGGTCCTTTTCCGGATGAATGTTCAGGCTCAGCCATTTGTCCGGGCCTTTTCCGAAGCGGGGATCCCCTTTCAGACCCGGGGCGCCGTCCAGGGTTTTTTCAATCGCCGGGAAATCCGGGATCTGCTGGCCTATCTGAGGGTATCGGCCAATCCGTTTGACCGGATCAGCCTGGGCCGGATCCTGAATATTCCCCCGAGAGGGATGGGGGCGAAGGCCCGCGAACGTCTGGATCAGCAGGCTGGAAATCCGGGTCTTTCTTCCTGGGAACTTCTCGAAAGACTCTCGCTCGATCTGTCGGGAAAAGCGCGGGAATCGGCCAGAGCCTTCGCAAACGATCTTCAGGAAGCGTCCCGGATGGCCAGAGGCGGTGACGGGCCGCTCTCCCTTCTCCAGTTCTGGCTTTCCCGGACCGGTTACGAGAAATGGGTGTCGGAGGAAGAGGCCGGAGAAGATGCTCCCGGTCGCGAAGAGAATCTGAAAGAGCTTCTCCGGATGTCCGAACGATTCGGAAACGGGATCGGGGAGCTGACCGACCGGACTCCGACCGGCGTTTTTCTCGAAGAGCTGGCCCTGTCACAGGAAGATCCGGGGGAGCCGGGAGAGTCTCCCGACCGGGTTTCCCTTCTTACCATCCATCAGGCCAAAGGGCTCGAGTTTCCACACGTCTACCTTGTGGGGGCGGAGGAAGACATCCTTCCGATGAAGTCGAGAGAGAAAGTGGATGTGGAAGAAGAGCGCCGCCTCTTCTATGTCGCAATGACGCGGGCCCGGGACTCTCTGGTCATTACCTGGTGTCTGACCCGGCAGCTTTTCGGCCGGACGGAATCTCCCCGTCCTTCCCGTTTTCTTCGCGACATCCCGCCGGAAGCCTTTCAGGGAGACCGTCCCGTCTTTCGCCCAGAGACATCCCGGCCGCGGCAGACATCCGAGTCTTTCCAGAGGAAGGTTTTTTCTCCGCCACCCCTTGCACCCTCGCGTCCGGCAAGGGATTTCCGGCCTGTTCCGGAGAAGGGATCGCCGGCTCCAACGGGAGTCTTGCGCCCGGAATGGATCGGCAAGACAGTCGTTCATCCCCGTTTTGGTCGCGGTCGGGTGGAGGAGGCCCATGGGGAAGGAGGGGACCTTGAATTGTCCATCCGGTTTGAAAGTTCAGGCGTCCGCCGACTGTTGGAACGGTTTGCCAATCTCCAGGTGGACGGATGA
- a CDS encoding PD40 domain-containing protein, whose protein sequence is MSLKVETEKLVPGKVEILLPSFSPDGQMISYIRLTDPDALNELRDLGCLTVVDARTQEEKLDIKGDLVALNYRERGRGYLDLVPVWSPDSRFVYFHYDDPAWESIGPRWSLYRADMTTGQVIRMPFPIEEYRINTIEVSPSGKRIALNSRQRWKPYEKRFFWKTTKRMILADQLVVADNGGENPVNVVEWPKDRYRHQEELGDFHWSPVDDLLVYIVRFRENRYKEESFLYLYDPGTRVVRELFRTSEHIDHFSWSPDGQTIFFHTRDPRSQKSSRRYSLYRIQPVSGQTDRLTDHQEFFYPMTPARGNQILLETHLEAGGRGISLMDSSTGNIQTVVKTGYNLYPVWSPTGESFVYLRTKPDAKPFWTWPAEPVLQFVKGGPPVKLAPVDSSARLTNCRPAFSPDGRTILFVAKDESEDAQARFPGLWISRISEDSSA, encoded by the coding sequence ATGTCCTTGAAAGTCGAAACGGAAAAACTGGTTCCCGGAAAAGTGGAAATTCTCTTGCCATCGTTTTCTCCGGACGGTCAGATGATTTCGTATATTCGTCTGACGGATCCGGATGCGCTGAACGAATTGCGGGACCTCGGATGTCTGACGGTCGTGGATGCCCGGACGCAGGAAGAAAAGCTGGACATCAAGGGAGATCTCGTCGCCCTCAATTACCGGGAACGGGGGAGAGGGTATCTGGATCTCGTTCCTGTCTGGTCTCCCGACAGCCGGTTCGTCTACTTCCACTACGACGATCCGGCCTGGGAATCCATCGGTCCCCGCTGGAGCCTCTATCGGGCGGACATGACGACCGGACAGGTGATCCGGATGCCTTTTCCGATCGAGGAATACCGGATCAACACGATTGAGGTCTCCCCTTCGGGAAAACGGATTGCCCTCAACTCCAGGCAACGCTGGAAACCCTACGAAAAACGGTTTTTCTGGAAAACGACAAAACGCATGATTCTTGCCGATCAGCTGGTGGTGGCGGACAACGGGGGGGAAAACCCGGTCAACGTGGTGGAATGGCCGAAGGACCGCTATCGCCATCAGGAGGAGCTGGGGGATTTCCACTGGTCTCCGGTGGATGATCTGCTTGTCTACATCGTGCGCTTTCGCGAAAACCGCTACAAGGAGGAATCGTTCCTGTACCTGTATGATCCCGGGACCAGGGTGGTTCGGGAACTGTTCCGGACCAGCGAGCACATCGACCATTTTTCCTGGAGTCCGGACGGTCAGACGATCTTTTTTCACACCCGGGATCCCCGATCGCAGAAGTCCTCGCGGAGGTACAGCCTTTACCGGATCCAGCCGGTTTCCGGACAGACGGACAGACTCACGGATCACCAGGAGTTTTTTTACCCCATGACCCCCGCCCGGGGGAACCAGATTCTTCTCGAAACCCATCTCGAGGCGGGAGGGAGAGGAATCTCCCTGATGGATTCGTCCACCGGGAATATCCAGACGGTGGTCAAGACCGGGTATAATCTCTATCCGGTGTGGTCACCGACCGGTGAGTCCTTTGTCTATCTCCGGACGAAGCCGGATGCCAAACCCTTCTGGACCTGGCCGGCGGAACCGGTTCTCCAGTTTGTGAAGGGAGGACCTCCTGTCAAGCTGGCCCCTGTGGATTCCTCTGCCCGACTGACAAATTGCCGTCCCGCCTTTTCTCCGGACGGGAGAACGATTCTCTTTGTGGCCAAAGATGAAAGCGAGGATGCCCAGGCCCGTTTCCCGGGCCTCTGGATCTCCCGGATTTCCGAAGATTCGTCGGCATGA
- the glmS gene encoding glutamine--fructose-6-phosphate transaminase (isomerizing): MCGIIGYSGLRSPLPLLVSGLERLEYRGYDSSGVAFFDDFGALSVVRAVGKVGVLKDLVNDRSAQPGAAIGHIRWATHGGVTLENAHPHQSGPIVLVHNGIVENDQAIRIYLRSLGVECVSETDSEVLSHLIRIEYEKDGVFPEAVRRALGQVEGSFALAILCQNDPADLVVVRNGPPLILGLGEGETFAASDIPAFLHFTRKVHSMENGTIALIRHEEVKVGRLDQAFSEWAPPSSLRSISWDPVFAEKGAFRHFMEKEIFEAPRAMMDTLADRLSVSPVLPELDRSVYGKPPVVAFVACGTSWHAALLGRAFLEQAGIPAFVEIASEFRYRRLLLPPGSWVIGISQSGETADTIGAMESARRAGFLTLGISNVPGSSLERECDLCLLTHAGPEIGVASTKAFQAQVALLMMLSLALGEDSPRTDLADALIRAPHRLELFLESLSPDSLDARVERLRESRLVMFAGRGIDYPLALEGALKFKEITYRPADGYPGGELKHGPIALIEPGVTVIAPLVDRLLRAKEISNLREIRARGGYVLAVGPTVVKEGHGIWYDDRIELPDDPPWSGIFQAAGVLQLLAYRVASALGNDVDQPRNLAKSVTVE, from the coding sequence ATGTGCGGAATCATCGGGTATTCCGGGCTTCGTTCTCCTCTCCCGCTCCTGGTCTCAGGCCTCGAACGGCTCGAGTATCGGGGGTACGATTCCAGCGGTGTGGCTTTTTTCGACGACTTTGGAGCCTTGTCGGTCGTCCGGGCTGTCGGAAAAGTCGGTGTCCTGAAAGATCTGGTCAACGACCGCAGTGCCCAGCCGGGAGCCGCCATCGGCCATATCCGCTGGGCCACGCATGGTGGCGTGACCCTCGAAAATGCCCATCCCCATCAGTCGGGACCGATTGTCCTGGTGCACAACGGAATCGTCGAAAACGACCAGGCGATCCGGATTTATCTCCGGTCTTTGGGAGTCGAATGTGTTTCCGAAACGGATTCGGAGGTTCTGTCCCATCTGATCCGGATCGAATATGAAAAGGATGGCGTTTTTCCGGAGGCGGTGCGGCGTGCTCTTGGCCAGGTGGAGGGAAGCTTTGCGCTGGCCATTCTCTGCCAAAACGATCCGGCGGATCTGGTTGTCGTCCGGAATGGACCTCCCTTGATTCTGGGGCTGGGGGAAGGGGAAACGTTTGCCGCGTCGGATATTCCCGCATTCCTCCACTTTACCCGCAAGGTCCACTCGATGGAGAACGGGACAATTGCCCTGATCCGCCATGAGGAAGTCAAGGTGGGGCGCCTGGATCAGGCGTTTTCGGAATGGGCTCCTCCTTCCTCCCTCCGGTCGATTTCCTGGGACCCGGTTTTCGCGGAAAAAGGAGCCTTTCGTCATTTCATGGAAAAAGAGATCTTCGAGGCTCCCCGTGCGATGATGGACACCCTGGCCGACCGTCTGTCGGTCTCTCCCGTCTTGCCGGAACTGGATCGGTCCGTTTATGGGAAGCCTCCTGTTGTTGCATTTGTCGCTTGCGGGACGTCCTGGCATGCGGCTCTTTTGGGAAGGGCTTTTCTGGAGCAGGCCGGCATCCCGGCTTTTGTGGAGATTGCCTCGGAGTTTCGATACCGGCGACTCCTTCTTCCCCCGGGAAGCTGGGTCATCGGGATCAGCCAGAGTGGAGAGACCGCGGATACGATTGGCGCGATGGAGTCCGCCCGGAGAGCAGGTTTTCTGACGCTGGGAATTTCGAATGTCCCCGGTTCCTCTCTCGAGCGCGAATGCGATCTGTGCCTCCTCACCCACGCCGGTCCGGAAATCGGTGTGGCATCCACAAAGGCGTTCCAGGCCCAGGTCGCTCTTCTGATGATGCTGTCCCTGGCCCTGGGAGAGGATTCTCCCCGTACGGATCTTGCCGATGCCCTGATCAGGGCTCCCCACCGCCTCGAGCTTTTTCTCGAATCTCTGTCGCCGGACTCGCTGGATGCGCGCGTTGAACGGCTGAGAGAATCCCGTCTGGTCATGTTTGCCGGACGGGGAATAGATTACCCTCTGGCGCTGGAAGGTGCCCTGAAGTTCAAGGAAATCACCTATCGTCCCGCGGATGGTTATCCCGGCGGAGAACTCAAGCACGGTCCGATCGCTCTCATCGAACCGGGAGTGACTGTCATCGCTCCCCTGGTCGACCGGCTGTTGCGGGCCAAGGAAATCTCGAACCTCCGGGAGATTCGCGCCCGGGGCGGTTATGTCCTGGCCGTCGGTCCGACCGTGGTCAAAGAAGGGCATGGAATCTGGTATGATGACAGGATCGAACTGCCGGACGACCCGCCCTGGTCCGGAATCTTCCAGGCTGCGGGCGTACTGCAGCTTCTCGCCTATCGCGTAGCTTCGGCGCTTGGCAATGATGTGGATCAACCCCGGAACCTGGCCAAGTCCGTGACGGTGGAATAG
- the glmU gene encoding bifunctional UDP-N-acetylglucosamine diphosphorylase/glucosamine-1-phosphate N-acetyltransferase GlmU, translating to MIFDAAILAAGFGTRMRSPLPKMASPILGEPLLRYPYDAVCRMMPPASDIFVVAGREPLESLLPPGVSWVHQHVMDGTLGAVEAVILSSNFRKGHASHLLVLNGDAPLVDADLLGGFLEAAIREPDAFWFVSTSLPDAGRYGRVIRSGKGDILAVREWVDLGPGEREIREINAGIYLIPVDFLADSLPQVEPHPEKKERFLTSLFSLAVGSGRLVRAWQAGPESVLGVNSQSELAEAAILLQGKINRFWMDRGVTMWDPRTTYIGPSVQIGPGTILYPGVILEGETTIAESCRIGLSCHLRNVRIASGVHVRDHSVLTDSEVEEDAVVGPFSHLRPGSHLERGAHVGNFVETKKVRLGQGAKANHLTYLGDATVGEGSNIGAGTITCNYDGVKKHETKIGRNVFLGSDTQLVAPVSVGDGAVVAAGTTVTKDVPPGALVVSRVPQKNLPDKGTALKNRLAEEKSKKEQG from the coding sequence ATGATCTTTGACGCAGCGATCCTTGCGGCGGGGTTTGGAACCCGCATGCGCTCCCCCTTGCCGAAGATGGCGTCCCCCATTCTTGGCGAACCCCTTCTTCGCTATCCGTATGATGCCGTCTGTCGCATGATGCCGCCCGCCTCCGACATTTTTGTCGTCGCGGGCCGGGAGCCTCTCGAGTCGCTTCTTCCTCCCGGGGTGTCCTGGGTGCATCAGCATGTGATGGACGGCACGCTGGGCGCGGTGGAGGCGGTCATCCTTTCCTCCAATTTCCGGAAAGGGCATGCATCCCATCTTCTGGTTCTGAACGGAGATGCTCCCCTGGTCGACGCGGATCTTCTGGGTGGATTTCTCGAAGCCGCCATCCGGGAACCGGATGCGTTCTGGTTCGTCTCCACTTCTCTTCCCGATGCGGGACGCTACGGGAGAGTGATCCGCTCCGGGAAAGGGGATATCCTTGCTGTACGGGAATGGGTCGATCTTGGACCCGGAGAAAGGGAGATTCGGGAAATCAATGCGGGTATCTACCTGATTCCGGTGGATTTTCTCGCGGACTCTCTTCCGCAGGTTGAACCCCACCCGGAAAAAAAAGAACGCTTTCTGACGTCCCTTTTCTCTCTTGCCGTGGGCAGCGGACGCCTTGTCCGGGCCTGGCAGGCAGGCCCGGAATCTGTTCTGGGTGTCAATTCCCAGAGCGAACTTGCGGAAGCGGCGATTCTTCTGCAGGGGAAGATCAACCGTTTCTGGATGGACCGGGGGGTCACGATGTGGGATCCGCGCACAACATATATCGGTCCGTCCGTCCAGATCGGTCCGGGAACAATCCTTTACCCGGGGGTCATCCTGGAAGGGGAAACAACAATTGCCGAATCCTGCCGGATCGGCCTTTCCTGCCATCTCCGGAATGTGCGGATCGCCTCCGGGGTTCATGTGCGTGATCATTCCGTCCTGACAGACAGCGAGGTAGAAGAGGATGCGGTGGTCGGACCTTTTTCCCATTTGCGTCCCGGCAGTCACCTGGAACGGGGAGCCCATGTCGGGAACTTTGTCGAGACCAAGAAGGTGCGTCTGGGCCAGGGGGCCAAGGCCAATCATCTGACGTACCTCGGGGATGCGACTGTCGGAGAGGGGAGCAATATCGGGGCGGGGACCATCACCTGCAATTATGACGGCGTCAAAAAACATGAAACGAAGATCGGGAGAAACGTCTTTCTTGGAAGCGATACCCAGCTGGTTGCGCCTGTTTCGGTCGGTGATGGTGCGGTTGTGGCCGCGGGGACGACGGTGACCAAGGATGTTCCCCCTGGCGCACTCGTCGTTTCCCGTGTTCCGCAAAAGAACTTGCCGGATAAGGGAACGGCCCTGAAAAATCGCCTCGCAGAGGAAAAATCGAAAAAGGAGCAGGGCTGA
- a CDS encoding DUF502 domain-containing protein yields MDWFESRKKKIEASLRTRFLTGLVIILPAALSLYIFYRIFDFLDSFFDPLLIRFFGRTIPGLGVVLLLLLIFFAGTLATNVFGNRILQFVENGMSRIPVFKKLYATLKTMVESFSPSGTRGFRKVVLAEYPAQGTYTLGFLTGWVRLDDSPQRYASVFFPSNNLYIGVNSLLPPERVRVTNIPIEEGMKLILSGGLSLPERLETETLEMKTDMNSSGDRHDL; encoded by the coding sequence GTGGACTGGTTTGAATCACGGAAAAAAAAGATTGAGGCGTCCCTCCGCACCCGTTTCCTGACGGGTCTTGTGATCATCCTGCCGGCGGCTCTCTCCCTGTATATCTTTTACCGGATTTTTGATTTTCTGGATTCCTTTTTCGACCCCCTTCTGATCCGGTTCTTTGGAAGGACCATCCCCGGCCTCGGGGTCGTTCTCCTGCTCCTTTTGATTTTCTTTGCCGGAACATTGGCAACGAATGTCTTCGGGAACCGCATTCTCCAGTTCGTCGAAAACGGGATGTCGCGGATTCCTGTTTTCAAAAAGCTCTATGCCACCCTGAAAACGATGGTGGAATCCTTTTCCCCTTCGGGAACCCGCGGGTTCCGGAAGGTGGTGCTGGCCGAGTACCCTGCCCAGGGAACATATACACTGGGTTTCCTGACGGGGTGGGTTCGTCTGGACGATTCCCCGCAACGGTATGCGTCGGTTTTCTTTCCGAGCAACAACCTGTATATCGGGGTGAACTCTCTTTTGCCTCCGGAACGGGTCAGGGTGACAAACATACCGATCGAGGAGGGGATGAAACTGATTTTGTCCGGAGGTCTTTCCCTTCCCGAACGGCTGGAAACAGAAACGCTGGAGATGAAAACGGACATGAACTCTTCGGGAGACAGGCATGATCTTTGA